Below is a window of Halalkalicoccus jeotgali B3 DNA.
GGGCTTCATCGAGCCGTTCGGTCTCCTTGATGTGCCAGATCGCCGCCATCGCTTGGAATTTCGGTCGTGTCATCGGGTCGTTTTCGACCGTGACGGGCGCTGGACTCTCCCCTTTTGCGTATCGAGCGGCGTTCCGACCGATCGCACGAAACGTCTCGGGCACCAGCAACGGCCCTTGGGGGAACAGTTCGAGATTATCGAGTTGGAGCAGGTCCTCCTGATGAATCAGGGTGGTTCCTCTCGACTGAATCGCGATACTGATACCGGACCCGCTGAGGTTCGACGAGATGAGCCCCATTCGCCCCAAATCAACGGTATCGTACACCCGAACGACACGTATGGAGGCACCTTCCTCTTCGATACCGGCCATCGTCTCACGGAGTATTTCGGCGTGTGAGACGCCCGAAAGCGTTTCCGTACTGATCTCGCCAAAGCCCGGGCTCAGGGCGATAACGACCTCGTCCGGTGTGGTCCCGTCGTCGGCTGGTCCGGTCTCCTCGAAGGTAATCGTTCGTTCTCGTTGTTTCGCTTGGCTCATGGTCTGGGCAGGTCTCGTCGTTGCTCGTAATCGTTCGGTCGAACCGGACGCCGATCGCGGGGAACGCTCTCAGACATCCTTCGGGTCGACTGCATGGCGGTAGTTCTTGATCTCTTCCCAGCGTTCCTCGCTGATCCTGTATCCCGTTCCGGGACCTTCGTAGTCGTTTGGATTGTTTACCGCGCTTACGACGTTGAATTCCTCGTCGAGGATCGCGGAGGTGTGGAGATAATCGCCCGAGACGCGTGATTTGAGGATGCCGAGGATGTTCTTGGCGATCCCTTCGAAGCCGCGATCGACCAGTATTTTGACGATATCGGCCCCCGTGATCTCTCGTTCCATCAGCTCTTGTGCGGCGTCGATATCCTGTGCTTGATTTCTGTCCGGCATGTCCTCGCTCCCGTCGGCGTACGTCGCCGCCTCGACCTCTTCGTCGGTAATGGGCGGGAAGCCCAGTTCCTCGAACACCGCCTGAAGCGCTCTCACTGCCCGGTTACGATGTTCGATGACTTCCTCCTCTTCGACGTCCCTGGTCCCGCCGTCGACCTTGAAGTCCCGCTGAATGAGGTTGTAGTCGTCAAAGTCCGACGAATCGAAGGTGGATCCGGCGAACATATCGTCGTAATTCGGCACGGCACTATAGCCCGAGAAGATGAAATCGGTTCCGGGGAACATCTGGGGAATCATGTGTGCCGTCCGGCGCGTCTCCGAATGTGTGAACGTCTGATCGTTCCCGGAGGCCATCTCCAGATCGATCATGCCGGCGATGAGGTTCTCCGCGAGAATGCAGCGGAGGCCGGAGGGAACCGCCGCCGGGATCGCGACCGTACTGATCGATCCGTTTTGCAGCCCCTGGACACCACACCCCTTGGTTACCAACACACACTTCGTTTCGAGATACAGCATGGACTTGCCCTCCGCTTGACCCATGTTCACTTCGGATCCCGACCCGGACGTAAATCGCATCTTCACCCCTCGAGAGGCGTACCCGGAGGCGAGAAAGGCCTTCGAGTACGGGGTGTCGTCTCCGTCCTTGAACACGTCCTCGGTGCCGTACACGGAGACCGTCTCGGCGTAGCTGGTCATTCCTCGCATACCCAGTTCGAGTTCGGTCGCTTCCTCGACGGCACACTGTGTCAGGACACCGCCCCTCCCACACTGCGTTCCGATCAACAGCGAGAGTGCGTTGAACGGTGCGATACGCGTGATCCCGACCGTCGTCTCGGCTTCGTCGAACCCTCGAAGCGCGGATTCGGCCGCATCAGCGACCAACTGTGCGGGATGGTCCTTCACGCTCGTGACGTGGCACTGATTGCCCGGGTTTTTCCGGGTTCGAACCTTCTGGAGTGCCATCATCATCTCCACCGTATTCATCTGATTGACGACTTCGGTGAGCTTCGCCGGCGTCATCCCGGCTGCCAGTCGCTTGATCTCCTCGCGTGGAACGTTGATGTCCGCCAGCATGTGGGCGAACTCTACCGAATCGGTTCCGAGCGCCTCTTCGGCTACTTCCGCATCGATCGCGTAATCGGCGATGAACTGATCGACGAAATCGAACTCCTCGCGTTCGACACCGTCAATTTCGACGATCGTTCCGTCCTCGACCGTTATCGAGGGATCCGGATCGTTGGGGGATTCCATCGCGACGAACCCGACTTCGGGCCACTCTTCGACTAGCCCGTCCCTATTGACGGGGCGATTATCGAGGACTTCGAACCTTTTGGATCGTTTCTGTGTCCCCTCTTCTCCCGATCGGGTGGTCTCCTCGGGGCCTGGTTTGTTGTTAACCATCAACGATCGTTACTCGGCATCCTGCGTAATAGCGTTAATTATATTCAATAAGATATAAGATAATTTTATTTAATTTTATAAGAATATAATTATTGAAGGTGAAAAAGAACACGTTTGATTGAAATAGCTCAAGTGAACTTTTACTCGCCTCCGCATCGGCTCCGAGGTTCGTCCGTTCGATATTCCCTTCTTGAACTACTGAGGCGTTACCGCGAAGCCGATGGTGAGATGAGAGACTGGGATCCGTCCTCTCGGAAGTGACATCCGCCCTGCCGTACATGGCGGGCTACCCGTTGTAGGGGAATAGGCAACCGATATCCCGAAACGAATACGGTCCTCGGTGTGGTCGCCTCATTTTCCGAACCGGTAGTTGGTATCGGAACAATCACAAGGGCGGGCGGTATTCCTGAAACATGTCCGGTTCACTTGACGAACAGACGGCCGTCGTCACCGGTTCCAGTAGCGGAATCGGGTTCGGTATCGCTCAACATCTCGCGAGTGAGGGCGCGAACGTCGTTGTCAATTCCCGCTCACAGGCGCGAGCGGACGCTGCTGTAGACGAGATCGAGTGCAGCTCCGACCTCCTCCCGATCGAGGCCGACGTCACGGACCGCGACTCGCTTCGATCGCTTGCCGATCGAACCGTCGCGGAGTTCGGCTCGCTAGACATCTGGGTGAATAACGCCGGGATCAATATTCGTGGTCCCGCCGAAGAGATATCGCTGGATGAGTGGCAAACGGTCATCGACGTCAACCTGAGTGGAACGTTCTACGGGGCGCAAGTGGCTGGGAATCAGATGATCGACCAGGGAACGGGCGGAAATATCATCAACATCTCGAGTATGATGGGCGAACAGGGGCAAACCGGCAGAACACCGTACAATACGTCGAAGGGAGGTGTGAACAATCTCACACGGTGTCTGGCTATCGAATGGGCGGACCACGACATCCACGTCAATGCCATCGCGCCGGGGTATATCGAGACCGAGATGGTTGACGATGCGCAGGACCAGATCGGGTTCGATAGACAGGACGTCGTTGATCGAACCCCGCTCGGTCGGTTTGGAACCGTCGACGAGGTTGCAAACTGTGTGACCTTCCTCGCAGCCGGCGACCATTTCATGACGGGCGAGATACTGCATCCGGATGGTGGATGGCTCGCCTTCGGTTGGGGCAGCAAATCCTGAACTGATCGATATCGGTTCCGATACTGTTCCGGAGACACTGGGCTTAACTCGGCGTGAATCGTACGGGACTCGTGTTCGGACTTTCGGCACGCACCGCAGCGTTCGGTCTCTGCAGTCTCGGTCTCGCTGTCGGGGGTGCTCTCCGTCGGGCTCGCCGTAGCGCCCGTAACGTCCCTCTCTCGGCCCTGCACGGCGATGGTCGTATCGGTCCAACGTGGCCGGAACGCACCGACGTCCGTGGTGACCGCGTCGACGGCGAAACGGAGTCGCTCGAAGACTACGCCCGTTCCGGATTCGACCCGAACGCTGTTCACCCCGACGTGCGCGCCCTCTACGAGGAGACAGCGACCTTCGGGATGTCGGTTGCTGCGACGTGGCACTTCCCGTACTCGCTCGGGGCACGCGTCGCCAGTCGGGGGACGAGTCGGATCGAACAACTGAACCTTCCCGGTCCCGGCGGCGATTCGAAGCGCGTTTCTAGCGACCTGTTCGCGCTGGCCGAGCCGGCAGCGGAAACCGACCCGCGGGACGATCCACGATTGTGGATCCGAACGGACGACGATACCGGTGAGGGGGTGTTCGTCGCTATTTACGCCAGCTACGTTGACGGCGACGAACGATTCGTCAATATCGCCGTGCCGCTCCCCCACACGAACCTCGCGACCGTCCTCAGGATGGAACACTACGGGGACGGGATCGCACTGACGACTGACTGTCCTGACGGCGGACTGTATCTCCATACGCGGACGATGGCGTTCAAGCTCCCGGCCAGCCAGCGCTTTCGTGTTTCACCAGCGCACGATTCCCCAGGATCTGTCGCTGATAGCGCGCGAAACGAGGCTGCTGTCCTTGCGGACCAGCGTATCTCCTTGCTCGGACTGCCGCTCGTAACCGTTCGGTACACTGCTACGCGAGAACGATAGAACGTACTCCGGAACCGATCGCCAGGGATGATGAGCGTCACCGACGTCCCGTTGCTCGGTTCCAAGGGGTCTCTCTCGACCCGTCATCCCAGTCCCGTTTTCGTAGTGTTCATGACCGGAGATGCCACTCGAACCCGGGTCCACGATAGGGCCGTGTTCGCCGGCACTTTATCGGTCCCGAACGAGTACCCTCCAAGAGGTATGAATACCAGTACCGATCGTCCCCCAGTCCGATTCGAACGGCTACTTCTCTACGTGATGAGTGGCATCTACATCACCGCAGGCGTGATGCATTTCGTTACCCCGAGAACCTTCGCTCGGATCGCCCCGCCTCGATTCCCTCGGCCGACTCTTCTCGTCTACCTCTCCGGAGTTGCGGAGATCGTCCTCGGCATCGGCGTGCTGTTTCGGCGGACGCGCCGACGTTCGGCGTGGGGATTGATCGCCCTGTTACTCGCCGTGTTTCCGGCAAACGTCCATATGGCCACCAGTGATACGGTCCCCGAGTCGGTTCCAGATTGGGCTACCACCGTTGCTCGAGTCGGGTTGTGGGCGCGTCTCCCGTTTCAAGGCGTTCTCATGCTCTGGGCGTGGTGGTACACGCGTGTGATGCCCGAGAACGGAGCGTGAACGACCCTTCCCTGCTCGACCCGACGGCCTCGCTGAGCTTCCCGTTTCGATGGCGGGTCGGACATCGAACTGTCGTTCAGCGGGAACGGCTCGCTGTCGAATGGCCTCCCGTTCCCGATCGACGCCGACTCTCGGACTCGTTCGCGGGACACCGACCACTCGTATGACGGTGAGCCGTTCGGTCCACAGTACCTCCACCGAGCGATCCGTAGCGTTTTGTGTTCGCTCTGCGAGGATCCGAGAGCACTATGTCGACAGTCAACGACCGCGTCGTCGTGGTCGGAGCCGGCGTCTCGGGCCTTGCCGTTGCCCGGGAACTCGCACCCGATCACGACGTTATCGTTCTGGACAAAGGCGGGGTGGCCGCCGATACGTCCTCTCGAGCCTCCGGGATGATCTCGCTCTCGCTCGAACCGTTTCCCGACGAGTGGGCGTCGTTCGCTCTCTCGCAGTTTCGCGATCTCGACGGGCAGGGCATCTTCTCGTTCACCGAGCGCGAGACAGTTCGTCTCGTTCCCGAGGCAAACGTCGATCTATATACCGATCAGGCACCCGACGGTGGGGAGTTTCTCACTCGATCCGAACTGGAGCGGCGCTTTCCCGACTCGTTCGGTGATCTCTCCGCGTACGGGGGCGGTCTGGTCTACGACGGTACCGGTTCCCTCGACGCACTCGACTACGCGATGACGTTGAAGTGGGCCGCAGAACAGGCTGGAGCAGCGATTTTCCGCGATCACGAAGTGACCGATCTCCGGGTCGAAGGCGGTACAGTGACCGGTGTCGAGACGGAGTACGGGTGTCTCGACGCCGACCACGTCGTCTATGCGACTGGGTGGAAGACGCGCGATCTCCTCGCCGAGTACGTCGATATTCCGGCTCGCCCGCTTCGGTGGAACGCGGTCGTCATCGAACCCGACGAACCGCTTCCTGCTGTCTGTCCCATGGGATCCGAACCAACACTGCGGGTATACTGGCGACTGACCGACCGTGGGAACGTGCTCGTCGGCGGGAACGAACACCTCCTCAGCGATCCCGACGGGACGCCAATGGGTGTGCAGCCGTCCTTCCGAGAACGCGTCGTTGAGGACGTCGCACCGCTGCTCAGCGGTGTGGCTGCGGGACGGATTCGCCGCGAGGACTGTTGTCCGACTGCGGACTGTGCCTCACCCGACGGCCTCCCCGTTATCGACGCCCCCACAGAGGGACCCGAGGGGCTCGTGATCGTGACCGGGCTCCACGGCCGCGGTGTCATGCTTTCGCCCGTCACGGGGCGTGCTGTTCGGTCACTAGTCACTAGCGAGACGCCACCGTTCCCGATGGCTCAGTTCCGACTCGATCGCTTCGAGGACCGATCCGCCGACTTCGACTATCGGAGCCACTGGGGGCCTGGGGACGACAGTGCTGTTCCGTAGTTCCCCCGTGGCGTACTCGGTAGTCGGACGTCGAGGCTTCAAGTACCATGTTCGCCGAGGTCCCACTCGGAGGGACTAATCCGATACAGCCAGTAGTGTCGGGACATGGAGAGTGCCATTGCCGAACTGGTGGAGTTCGTGGTGTGGCTTGACCACCGGGTCGTCGAGTTGATGCTGGCGGTGCGATCCCCGCTCCTGACGGAGGTGATGACGTCGGTCACGGGTCTTGGGTCGGCCACCGCGGCGCTCGTGTTTCTCGGTATCTGCTATCTCGCCGGGTGGACTGACGAACTCCGCGTGGCCACACTCGCGCTTGCACTCGCCGCCGTCGTCGTCGGAACGATGATGTGGACGATCCAGCGGTCGTTTCCCCCAGACCCGGTCTGTTTCGTTAGCGGGGCCCAACCAGTTACCTCGTCGTTACCGTCCGGACACACGGCCGCTGCTACGATCTACGCGATGACCGCTCGTCGCTCCTCGGTGTTACCCGTCGGTGCCGTCGGCGTTCTGGCGGTAGCGATAGCCGTCTCCCGGATCTATCTCGGAACGCACTACTTCTCGGATACCCTCGTTGGCGCCCTGATCGGCGTTGGGGCGTTCGCACTCGCCGTCTCGATCCAGGACCGACTCGATATCGGGGCCGCTATCACGCGGTATCGAAACCGTCAGTGACTCGTCCAGGGACGCGCCGTTCTCCGAGTTGGTCTACTGCCGTGAAATCAGATGGATCGCACTCGGTGGAACCGATACGTGGATGGGAGAACCGGTATCGATCGCCAAACGATCGAAGACCGCCGGCTGGATCGTCGCGATGATCGTGATCGGAGCACCGTCGATGTCGACGTCGACTCGATAATCGGCCCCCTCGTTCAACCACTGATCGACCGTCCCCGGGAGTATGTTCTCCGACTCCGGCCTCGTTTCGGAGTCCTCGAGCGATAGCGAGACACGCGAGGGGTGAATACACACCGTAACCGTTGAACCAGCACTGTCGGTAGCGCTCGCCCGCACCGTCCGATCACCGATCCGGACGGTGGTGTCCTCCTCGCTTGCTGTGACGATCGTCCCCTCGAAGAGGTTCTCGGTGCCAGTGAACTGGGCGACGAATCGCGTCTCGGGACGTGTGAGGACACGTGAGGGTGGGCCGCGCTGAGCGATCGTGCCGTCGCGGAAGATGGCCATACGGTCCCCGAGCGCGGTCGCTGTCCGTTGGTCGTGGGTAACGTAAATGATGGGGATGGTGAGGGACTCGAACAGCGTGTGCAGTTCTCCGCGTAATCGACGACGGATCGGCGCGTCAAGACTCGACAGCGGCTCGTCGAGCAGCAAGGTATCCGGGTCCGCCGCCAGCGTTCTGGCGAGGGCGACGCGCTGTTGTTCCCCTCCGGAGAGCGTCGGTGGCCGGCGATCGAGGATGTCTGTGATTTCGAGGAGCGACGCGAGTTCCGTCACTCGATCCGGGTCAGTTGCCGCATAGCTGATGTTCTCGCGGGCCGTCATATGCGGGAACAGCGCTCCGTCTTGGAACACGAGTCCCGCCCGTCGTTCCTGGAGCGACCGTCGATCGAGGGGTCGACCGTCGAGTGTGATCGATCCGCTGTCCGGTTCGGTCGTCCCAGTGATCAACGACAACAGCGTCGTCTTCCCGCTTCCGGAGGGGCCAAGCACCGAGAGGACCTCCTCACCGACCGTGAGGTCGACGGGCCCGAATTCGAAGCCATCGTACGTCTTGGAGAGGGCAGTCAGTTCGAGCATCGGTCACTCCAGTGGGTTCGTACCGAGTGCGTTCAGAACGACGAGCGTCGCGATGGCGATCCCGACGAGGATGGCCGCGACGGGAAACGCGTTCTCGAGGCCGAGCGTCGAAAACGAGATCCAGATCTGGACCGGCATCGTGCGGGGATAGTACGCGAGCATGATCGTCGCCCCGAACTCGCCGATCGCACGGGCGAACGCGAGGGTGATCCCCGCGAGGATACCGGACCAGGCGAGCGGTAGCGTCACCCGGCGGAACGTCGTCAATCGGCTCTTCCCGAGCGACTGGGAGGCATACTCGAGGCGTCGGTCGACACCCTCGAAGGCCGTCTTCGCCGTCACGACGACGAACGGCGAGGCGACGAACGTCTGGGCCAGAACGACACCGACGAGCGACCGGGTCAACGGAATACCGCTGTCCGCGGCCGCTTCGCCGAGGAGTGTGTTCGGCCCGACGACGGTGAGCAACACCATCCCGCTGACGATCGGGGGCAGGACGAGCGGGAGGATCACGAGTGCCGTCACCACCGTCTTCATGCGGCCGTCGACGCGAGCGAGCCAATAGGCGAGCGGCAGTCCGAACACCGTCGCGATGGCCGTACTCGTGACCGCCGCAGTGACCGACGTCGTTGCAGCCGAGACGACCTCCGGCGCCCGCAGGCGCTCGAGCACCACACCCGGCGGCTGACTGACGATCAGCGAGAGGAGCGGCACGAGGTAGTAACACAGGAGGACCGCACCCAGCAGGAACGTAACCGACAACCAGTCGAACCGATCGACGGCAGCGTCAGTTCGTGATGTCGTCGGGAACATTACCGGTGAATCGTGGGTAATTATCCGGGATCGTGAACCCGAACTCGCTTACATACTGTCCCGTGATATGGTCGTCAAATACGTCGACGGCGGCTGACGATCGGTGGCGAATCGTCGATCCGTAGCTGATGAGTCCGCCGCGAACGACCTTCCCGCTCGGCAACTCGTAGGTGGCTGTTGTGTAGGTATCAGTGAAAGACGGGTCGCTGAGATCGATCTCCGCGGGAAGGTCGATATAGTCGTAGCCCCGTTCGACGGCCATGTTCCGATATGCGATCGCGGCATCGATCGACCCCGTCTCGAACTGGCTGACGAGCTGTGTTTCGGGGTAGATCTGCTCCCGGCGCGGGATCGCTTCCCGGAGGTCCCTGTCGGTCCCGTAGTACTCCGTCGCGAGTTCGAGCATGAACAGCGCTCGATACCCGAGCGGATCGAGATCCGGATCCGTTCGCCCGATCGCGACCTCCCTATCCAAAACCGGTCGATACCAGGTGTCCGGTCCGGCATCGGCGAGTCGCTGTCCCCCCTCCGTATCCGGGTTGTACGCGATGACGATGGAATTGGTCGCGAACTCGGCGAACCAGTCCGGATGGAGGGGTGAATCGAAGAGCGCGATATCCGCGACGGAGACGATATCGGGGTCCTTCCGGTCGTCAGCGATGAGGTGAGCGACCTCGGCGGACCCGTATGCTTCGATTTCGATGGTGGTCTCGGCGTCCGGGCGCAACCCGTTTTCGAGGGCGTTGTTCAAACTCCCGGCGACGAGCATCGACACGGTCGCCGAGTGACTCTGGGTACGATTACGGACACGTGAACAGCCAGCGAGTCCACAGAGCGCGACGGCACCCCCCGAGAGTAGCGTCCGTCTGCGAACCGACGACACCATTCCAGCCATTGATCCAACTTCAGGAATTTGACCCATAAGCTTATCTCAAACACTACTGTTTGATGTCGTACGATGGATCCTCGGACGACGAACCTCACCGATCGCCAACTGGAGGTGTTAGAGCACCGCGAGCGCGGCCACACTCAACAGGAGATCGCTACCGAACTGGGGACGACCGATTCGAACGTGAGCGCCGTCGAACGCGCTGCGGAAGCAAACATCGAGAAGGCGCGGCGAACGCTCGAACTTGTCCGCACCTTGCGCGCCCCCGCACAGTTTAGCGCCTCGGCCGGGACGTGTTTCGATGACCTTGTCGACCGTATCTACACTCGGGGAGACGAAGCCGGGATCAAGATCGCGTACTGCCGTCCGGAACTCTACGCGCATTTGTACGGACTGCTCGAAGCGTATACCGACTCGAACAGGCTCGACGCATCGGTTACGATCGGCCTCACCGAAGACGGCGACGTGAAGGTGTTCACGGAGGATATCGAAGACCCCTCGTAGAACTCGGAGGAGTTCCCTTAGCGCCACACCAGCACTGTCATTGCAGGTCCTCGAGCGTATCGATGTCCATCAGTACACCCGGGTCAGGAACGTCGATGAGCGCGCTGTCGTCGCTTGCAACGAATACGGGCCGACCACCGACGTCACCCTCGACGGCACGGAGAGCGTCGAAATGGGTCCGATCGAACAGGACCGGGTTCCCACGGTGGCCATCGTACGCGGCAGCGATCGCCGTCCCGACACCGGCCCGATAGGCATCGATCAGATGCTCTACCGTCGTCGGGTCGACGCTTGGCATATCGCCAGGGAGGAACACGACGGCGTCGGCAGACCCGACGGCACGGAGTCCCGTCGTGACCGTCGTCGAGAGGCCATCCTCGTAGTCCGGGTTCGTAACGACACGCACGTCGAGGTCGGACAGGACCGCACGGACGCTCTCGGCCTCGTATCCGACGACGACGACGACCGCAGAGAGGTCGGCACGGAGAAGCGTTCGCGTCGCGTGGCGGACCAGCGATTCGCCGTCGACGTCGGCGAGGAGTTTGTTCGCCTCGCCGAACCTGGAACTCGTCCCGCCAGCGAGGACGACGCCGACGACGTCCGGATCGGCCCGGGGATCTGTTTCGAGCGTGTCGGATAGCTCCTCGGTATCGTACGAGGGAGGGTCCTCGCCAGTCATTCGAGCACCTCGTACGGGACGACCGTCACCGGGTCGCCGGCCTCGATCGCTTCGCGAGTCAGGACGATCCCGTCGGCACACAGCACCCGCGTACTCGAGGCGACGCGCCCGGGAGCGAACCGCTCGTCGTACAGTTCCAGTTCCGAACTGGCATGACCCAGTGGCATCGCCCCTCTCCCCTCGAGGACGACCGGGATCGCGAACTCGACGTCGGCGTCGGGGACGGTTACCCGCACCCTGCAGTCGGCCGTCACCGTCGGGAGACGGTCGCAACCGGTGAGGAACGGACGGACGAGAAGCGTCGCCGCCGTGTGGGCGGCCACCGGTTTGCCCGGCAGCGCACAGACGGGCGTTTCCGCGACCGTCCCGACGGTGACTGGCCGACCGGGACGAACGTCGACACCGCGAAACAGGACATCGTGCTCCTCGAGGACCGTGATGACGTGGTCGGCCCCGCCGACGCTGGTCCCGCCCGTCGTCAGGACGACGTCGTACTCGGCGGCGGCGGTCTCGATCGCCGTCCGGACGCGGTCTATCGCGTCCGGAACCGCGTCCTCGATACCGGGACGATGGCCCCAGCGACGCACGAGATTGCAGAGCATCTCCGAATCGCGATCGGGCTGGCGGCCGTGGTGGATTTCGGTCCCTGTCGGAAGGATCCCGACGGTAAGCGGCCGATACACGAGCACGGAGTCTATGCCGACGTCTCGGAGGAGGGCGGCGTGGCGAGGTGCGAGTCGGTGATCGGCCGTGAACAGTCGTTCGCCGGCCGTCGCTGTCGCGCCCGCAGGATAGACGTTCGTGCCGGGAGTCTGCGGGGGGCCCGAGAGGGACCCGTCCTCGACCGTCGCCTCCTCGCGCATCAGCACGACGTCAGCGCGTGCCGGTAGCGCCGCGCCGGTCGCTACGGCGACGGCGTCTCCTCGGTCGATGGTCGGCGGTTCGTCCTCGGGAAACACCGCGTCGGTGACCCTCAACGGGTACTCGTCGCTCGCAGCGAACGCGAACCCATCCATCGTGGCCCGGTCGTGTTGGGGGACGTCGATCGGTGCAGTGACCGGTTCGGCGGTCGTCCGACCCGCGACTTCCGCGAGTTCCATCCGGACTGTTGGCCCGTCCGCTTCGAACGGACGTCGTTCCCGCAGTCGGTCGAGCGCGACTGAGCGTGGGATGGATCCCCGAGTATCCATGCCGTTCGCAGTATTCCCGACCGACATATATCTTGGCAGCGACCATCGACGGGCAGTTATCCTGTGAAAAATAAGTAACCGAATATAATCACCATACTGGGAAGTAGCCCCTGATTGCAAAGGATTATAGTTA
It encodes the following:
- a CDS encoding molybdopterin molybdotransferase MoeA, whose amino-acid sequence is MSVGNTANGMDTRGSIPRSVALDRLRERRPFEADGPTVRMELAEVAGRTTAEPVTAPIDVPQHDRATMDGFAFAASDEYPLRVTDAVFPEDEPPTIDRGDAVAVATGAALPARADVVLMREEATVEDGSLSGPPQTPGTNVYPAGATATAGERLFTADHRLAPRHAALLRDVGIDSVLVYRPLTVGILPTGTEIHHGRQPDRDSEMLCNLVRRWGHRPGIEDAVPDAIDRVRTAIETAAAEYDVVLTTGGTSVGGADHVITVLEEHDVLFRGVDVRPGRPVTVGTVAETPVCALPGKPVAAHTAATLLVRPFLTGCDRLPTVTADCRVRVTVPDADVEFAIPVVLEGRGAMPLGHASSELELYDERFAPGRVASSTRVLCADGIVLTREAIEAGDPVTVVPYEVLE
- a CDS encoding nucleotidyltransferase family protein; the encoded protein is MTGEDPPSYDTEELSDTLETDPRADPDVVGVVLAGGTSSRFGEANKLLADVDGESLVRHATRTLLRADLSAVVVVVGYEAESVRAVLSDLDVRVVTNPDYEDGLSTTVTTGLRAVGSADAVVFLPGDMPSVDPTTVEHLIDAYRAGVGTAIAAAYDGHRGNPVLFDRTHFDALRAVEGDVGGRPVFVASDDSALIDVPDPGVLMDIDTLEDLQ